A window from Malania oleifera isolate guangnan ecotype guangnan chromosome 7, ASM2987363v1, whole genome shotgun sequence encodes these proteins:
- the LOC131159776 gene encoding probable mannitol dehydrogenase isoform X2: MAKTPENRLPLKAFGWAAGDSSGVLSPFHFSRRHEIVGVVTKTGSTVANFKAGDRVGVGVLVGSCRTCECCQQNLESYCPNAIYTYDSYCHDGLKTYGGYSDFVVVDQHYVLHFPDNLPFAGGAPLLCAGISVYSPMKYYGITEPGKHLGVAGLGGLGHLAVKFGKAFGLKVTVISSSRHKEDEAINRLGADSFLVTSDPANMKSALGTMDYIIDTISAVHPLAPFLGLLKLNGKLVTVGLPEKPLDLPIFSLVSGRKLVGGSDTGGIKETQEMLDFCAEHNIAAEVELIQMDYINTAFERLMKSDVKYRFVIDVANSLQQ; encoded by the exons ACATGAAATTGTTGGTGTTGTGACTAAAACTGGGAGTACTGTAGCAAATTTCAAAGCAGGTGACCGAGTTGGTGTTGGGGTCCTTGTGGGTTCTTGCAGGACATGTGAATGCTGTCAACAGAACTTGGAGAGTTACTGCCCCAATGCGATTTACACTTACGACTCCTATTGTCATGATGGGCTGAAGACTTACGGTGGTTATTCTGATTTTGTGGTTGTTGACCAGCATTATGTGCTCCACTTTCCTGATAATCTACCCTTTGCTGGAGGTGCACCACTATTGTGTGCTGGGATCAGTGTGTATAGCCCTATGAAATATTATGGAATTACTGAGCCCGGCAAGCATTTAGGTGTGGCTGGACTAGGTGGGCTTGGTCATCTAGCCGTGAAGTTTGGCAAGGCCTTTGGGTTGAAAGTTACTGTCATCAGTTCCTCCCGGCACAAGGAAGATGAAGCAATCAACAGACTCGGTGCTGATTCTTTCCTGGTTACCAGTGATCCTGCAAATATGAAG TCAGCTCTGGGTACCATGGACTACATCATTGACACAATATCTGCAGTGCATCCCCTGGCTCCATTTCTTGGTCTACTGAAGCTGAATGGAAAATTGGTCACGGTGGGTTTGCCTGAGAAGCCTCTAGATCTGCCTATCTTCTCTTTAGTGTCAG GGCGAAAGCTTGTTGGAGGGAGTGACACCGGGGGGATTAAAGAGACGCAGGAGATGCTGGACTTCTGTGCAGAACACAATATTGCTGCAGAAGTCGAGCTCATTCAGATGGATTACATCAATACTGCTTTTGAACGGCTTATGAAGTCTGATGTCAAGTATCGGTTTGTGATTGATGTAGCAAACTCATTGCAACAGTAG